Part of the Alphaproteobacteria bacterium genome is shown below.
CTATCTCGGCGAGAGCCAGTTCAACGGCGAGGAGCTCGTCGCCAAGCTGCGCGCGGTGCAGAAGGAGAAGCCCGACCAGCGCGTCTTCGTGCGCGGCGACAAGGCGATCAACTACGGCAAGGTGATGGAGGTGCTGGGCATGCTGCGCGCCGCCGGCTTCCCCAAGGCCGGCCTGGTCGGCGACCTGTCGACGCCGCCATCGGGCGCGCCGGCCGCCGGCGCACCGCCTGCGGCAGCACCGGCCAGGCCGCCGGCACCGGCACCGGCACCGGCACCGGCACCGGCCAAGAAGTGATCGCGCGAGGTGAGGCCCGGCGATGAACGGACGCGGCAGCAGCGGCGGCGATATCGGAGCACCGGCCATCGTGTCGGCGAGCCTGCATGTCGTCGTGCTGGCGCTGGCGATCTTCGGGCTGCCGGGCCTGACCAAGCCGCGCGACGATTCTCCTCCCGAGGTCGAGATCATCGACGCCTCGGAGATCGGCAAGCACAGCGCCGCGCCGAAGGTCGCGCCGCCCACGCCGCAGGACAAGAGCCTGCCGGAGAAGGACGAGGCCAAGCCGGCGCCGCCGATGAAGTCGCCGGAGCCGGCGCCGGCGCCGCCGCCACCCGCGCCGCCCAAGCCGGACCTCGCCGACGCGCTGCCGCCGCCGCCACCGCCGCCGCCGCCGCCGGTGTTCCCCAAGGTCGAGACGCCCAAGCCGCCGGAACCGCCCAAGCCGCCCGAGCCGCCCAAGGTGGCCGACGCCGAGCCGCTGAAGCCCAAGCCACCGGAGCCGCCCAAGCCCGAGCCCAAGCCGGATCCGCCCAAGGCGCCGCTGCAGCCACCCAAGCCGCCGGAACCGCCCAAGCCGCCCGAGCCGCCCAAGCCTCCGGCGCCGCCCAAGCCGCCGCCGCCTCAGCCCAAGCCGAAGCCCAAGGCGCAGACGCTCGACGACATCCTCGCCGACGCCTCGAAGAAGCCGGCGCCGCCCACGCCCACCATCGACCGGCGCAATGCGCCGATCGGCAAGTCGGACCCGCAATCCAAGCCGACGCAGCAGGCAGCGCGCGGGCCGCAGACGGCCGCCGTCAACGCGCCCAAGCTGACGCAGAGCGAGGAATGGGCGGTGATCCAGAAGATCCGCCCGTGCTGGAACCCGCCGCTGGGCGGCAAGGACGCCGACAAGCTCGCCATCGAGATCACGGGCTCGATCGGCCGCGACGGGCGCGTCATCGAGGCCAGGATCGTCGAGCAGGGGCGCATGCGCGACAGTTTCTACGCCGCCGCCGCGAACGCCGCGCTGCGCGCGACGCTCAACCCGCGCTGCCAGCCCTGGCCGCTGCCGCCCGAGAAGTACGAGACGTGGAAGACCTTCCGCTTCACCTTCGATCCGCGGTTTTTCTGAAGCGTGTGTGGCGCTATTGATCCCTCTGTCATCCCGAGCGCAGCGAGGGATCTTCCAGCAGCACAAGGATCCCTCGCTGCGCTCGGGATGACAGAGGCTAGTCTTGAAGACAATGCGACCTGAGATGATGAGGAGCGCGATGAGCCCCCGAACGACGCTTCGCACCCTGCTGACGGCGATGCTGGCGCTGCTGATCGCCGTGCCGGCCGCCGCCGAGTTGCGCCTGCGCATCACGCCCGGCGCCAATCCACCGCCGATGCCGATCGCCATCGCCGACTTCGTCGGCGATCCGGCCGGCGCGCAGATCTCGCAGGTGATCGCCGCCGACCTCGAGCGCTCCGGTCTGTTCCGCATCATCGACCGGGGCGCCTTCATCGAGCGGATCACCGATCCCAACCGCGCGCCGCGCTTCGCCGACTGGCGACAGATCGGCGCCGACGCGCTGGTCGTCGGCTCGGCCAACACCACCGCCGATGGTCGCCTGCAGGTCGCGTTCCGCCTGTGGGACGTCGCCGCCGGCACCCAGGCCGCGGGGCTGAGCTACTTCACGCAACCGCAGCACTGGCGCCGCGTTGCGCACATCATCGCCGATCAGATCTTCAAGACCATCACCGGCGAGGAGGGATTCTTCGATACGCGCGTCGTCTACGTCGCCGAAAGCGGCCCGGGCAATGCGCGCGTCAAACGCCTGGCGATCATGGACCAGGACGGCGCCAACAACCGCTTCCTCACCGATGGCCGCACGCTCGTGCTGACGCCGCGCTTCTCGCCGACGCTGCAGGAGATCGTCTACATGTCCTACCAGGGCGGACAGCCGCGCGTGTACATCATGAACGTCGACAGCGCGCGTCAGGAGCTCCTGGGCAACTTCCCCGGCATGACCTTCGCGCCGCGCTTCTCGCCCGACGGCAACCGCGTGGTGATGAGCCTTGAGCGCGACGGCAACTCCGACATCTACGTCATGGACGTGCGTTCGCGCTCGATCAACCGGCTGACCAATCATCCGGCGATCGACACCTCGCCGAGCTTCTCGCCCGAGGGCGACAAGATCGTCTTCAACTCCGATCGCGGCGGCAGCCAGCAGATCTACGTCATGAGCGCCGGCGGCGGCGAGCCCACGCGCATCAGCTTCGGCACCGGGCGCTACACCACGCCGGTGTGGTCGCCGCGCGGCGACTACATCGCCTTCACCAAGCAGGATGGCGGCAGCTTCTCGATCGGCGTCATGCGTCCCGACGGCAGCGGCGAGCGCGTGCTGGCCACTTCCTATCTCGACGAGGGCCCGACCTGGGCACCCAATGGCCGCTACCTGATGTTCTTCCGCCAGGCGCCCAACGCGCGTGGCCAGGCCGGCGCCGTGCGCCTGCACATGGTCGACATCACCGGCCAGAACCTGCGGCCGGTACCGACCGCAGGCGACGCCTCGGACCCCGCCTGGTCACCATTGATTCCGCAATAGGGCGGGATCGCGGCAATTATGGCGAAGTCGTGGCGCCTTGAAACGGAACCCGCCCCAGTCTAGATGCAGTTCAACGGGGTGTGGCGCGTAGTGCGTAGTACGAGGAAGCTCTGGGTATGACGGTTGCCCATTGCAACTGACCGTCCTGAGTTGAAATGACGCGGCGGCACCCCCGCTGTCGCGAAGGAGAGAAGACAATGCGACTGAAGATGTTCGGCGCCCTCGGCGTCATCCTGCTTGCCGCCGCGTGCAGCTCGGCCGATCAGCCCGACACCACGGCCACGGGCCGCGCGGCGCCCGGTTCGGTCGCCGAATTCCA
Proteins encoded:
- the tolB gene encoding Tol-Pal system protein TolB; the encoded protein is MMRSAMSPRTTLRTLLTAMLALLIAVPAAAELRLRITPGANPPPMPIAIADFVGDPAGAQISQVIAADLERSGLFRIIDRGAFIERITDPNRAPRFADWRQIGADALVVGSANTTADGRLQVAFRLWDVAAGTQAAGLSYFTQPQHWRRVAHIIADQIFKTITGEEGFFDTRVVYVAESGPGNARVKRLAIMDQDGANNRFLTDGRTLVLTPRFSPTLQEIVYMSYQGGQPRVYIMNVDSARQELLGNFPGMTFAPRFSPDGNRVVMSLERDGNSDIYVMDVRSRSINRLTNHPAIDTSPSFSPEGDKIVFNSDRGGSQQIYVMSAGGGEPTRISFGTGRYTTPVWSPRGDYIAFTKQDGGSFSIGVMRPDGSGERVLATSYLDEGPTWAPNGRYLMFFRQAPNARGQAGAVRLHMVDITGQNLRPVPTAGDASDPAWSPLIPQ
- the tolR gene encoding protein TolR, which gives rise to MAISMSGGNGGMRGSKMRRRMYTPMSEINVTPFVDVMLVLLIIFMVAAPLMNVGVPVDLPKTSADPITGQDEPLVVTVDAKGDIYLGESQFNGEELVAKLRAVQKEKPDQRVFVRGDKAINYGKVMEVLGMLRAAGFPKAGLVGDLSTPPSGAPAAGAPPAAAPARPPAPAPAPAPAPAKK